One Acutalibacter muris DNA window includes the following coding sequences:
- a CDS encoding CitMHS family transporter, giving the protein MLAFLGFLTVVLMLVLILAKKLTPTVALISVPLVTGLIACGFMVTDPENASGQVDFWANVQSISGMVTGASGIGSVAATGVMFLFSILFFGILTDAGTFQPIIEGIIKRMGSDPVLITLGTALLAMCVHLDGSGAVTFLICVPPLVPLYDAIGMKRTTLAATVAMAAGTMNILPWGGPTIRAASALGAGNDPVGFFLPVLPAVVVGLVSVLAFSALLGFREKSRIGSVALAGREYQSAQLSEEEQDLLRPKLFWVNISLIVLAIVCLLFSGFAPAVIFMVFYVLATVINYPNVEQSKARVDAHAQSAIMMCSVLFAAGCFCGIMKGSGMIDAMAKSLVSVMPDSLGRFFPLITGAISMPASLLFDPDSFYYGVLPILAETAKGFGIDPGAVGRAAILGQMTTGFPVSPLSPATFLLVGLSGVELGEHQKKTIPFAFALTIIMLLVAVLTGGVSL; this is encoded by the coding sequence ATGCTTGCGTTTCTAGGCTTTTTGACGGTCGTACTGATGCTCGTCCTTATCCTTGCAAAAAAGCTTACCCCCACCGTCGCACTGATCTCAGTCCCCCTGGTAACAGGGCTGATCGCCTGCGGCTTTATGGTCACCGACCCGGAAAACGCCTCCGGCCAGGTTGACTTTTGGGCGAACGTCCAAAGCATCAGCGGGATGGTCACCGGGGCCAGCGGAATCGGCTCTGTGGCGGCGACAGGTGTGATGTTCCTGTTTTCCATCCTGTTTTTCGGCATACTGACCGACGCGGGGACCTTCCAGCCCATCATTGAGGGTATCATCAAGCGCATGGGCTCGGACCCGGTGCTGATCACCCTGGGGACGGCGCTTCTGGCCATGTGCGTTCACCTGGACGGCTCCGGCGCGGTGACCTTCTTGATCTGTGTGCCGCCGCTGGTCCCCCTTTACGACGCCATCGGCATGAAGAGGACCACCTTAGCCGCCACCGTCGCCATGGCCGCGGGCACCATGAACATCCTGCCCTGGGGCGGGCCCACCATCCGGGCGGCCAGCGCCCTGGGGGCGGGCAATGACCCGGTGGGGTTCTTTCTGCCGGTTCTGCCCGCAGTGGTGGTGGGGCTGGTGTCTGTGCTGGCCTTTTCCGCGCTTTTGGGCTTCCGGGAGAAATCCCGGATTGGGAGCGTGGCTCTGGCAGGCAGGGAATACCAGTCAGCCCAGCTGAGCGAGGAGGAACAGGATCTGCTGAGGCCCAAGCTGTTTTGGGTCAACATCAGCCTGATCGTTCTGGCTATTGTTTGCCTGCTGTTCTCTGGCTTTGCGCCTGCTGTGATCTTCATGGTGTTCTACGTTCTGGCCACTGTCATCAATTATCCGAATGTGGAGCAGTCCAAGGCCCGGGTAGATGCTCACGCCCAAAGCGCCATTATGATGTGCTCGGTGCTGTTCGCCGCCGGATGCTTCTGCGGGATTATGAAGGGTTCAGGAATGATCGATGCCATGGCAAAGAGCCTGGTTTCGGTGATGCCGGATTCCCTGGGGCGGTTCTTCCCCCTAATCACTGGTGCGATTTCCATGCCCGCCTCCCTGCTGTTTGACCCGGACTCCTTCTACTACGGCGTGCTGCCCATCCTGGCTGAGACGGCCAAGGGTTTCGGAATAGACCCCGGCGCGGTAGGCCGGGCGGCGATCCTGGGCCAGATGACTACCGGTTTCCCCGTCTCGCCCCTGTCCCCGGCCACCTTTTTGCTGGTGGGGCTCAGCGGGGTGGAGCTGGGGGAGCATCAAAAGAAAACCATCCCCTTCGCTTTTGCGCTGACTATCATTATGCTGCTCGTGGCCGTGCTGACCGGCGGGGTGAGCTTATAA
- a CDS encoding response regulator transcription factor has protein sequence MNILLVDDDLDVIEGIMDGVDWEGLGFRQVYLAQSAKRAREILQEQDVSVLLTDIEMPGGSGLELLEWVRDNQLDVVTLFYTSFASFNYAQKALELHSFAYFLKPIAYPELQGHLFRARDEALRLRSLKRPESDPKAGLRDRKERFWKKLLLNEIPKSVEHAGDSVSYEPQARFMLCVCILGDSSEQISSWKKYAALNVLEEMAEDLSLAVEALFTLPGGEVCIIIREGDEGSETRLLKLHQELSSFVKKYLSGWVNLYYALGTGVQDAPQAYAQVRVCADDDVSRKGGACAARDYQQNSFPYDGEKVREWGSALSSGQTAQVQKDICAYLDQLSAQGKLNMPFIKYMRIDLMQTIHTLLKQKQISAHDLFSDERFDSLRASSLQSVEHMKRYLCYVVETAGEYMEYIRESGSVVSKMKDYIGEHYSEDVTRAVLSKVFYLNPDYLSRVFKKKTGVSIGGYLQEVRMCQAKELLAHTDTPVNEVAMQVGYDNISYFSHVFKEKTGLTPIEYRRKNR, from the coding sequence ATGAACATTTTATTGGTGGACGATGACCTGGATGTGATAGAGGGAATCATGGACGGTGTGGACTGGGAAGGGCTGGGCTTCCGGCAGGTGTATCTGGCCCAGAGCGCGAAAAGAGCCAGGGAGATTCTTCAGGAACAGGATGTCTCCGTATTGCTGACCGATATCGAGATGCCGGGCGGCAGCGGGCTGGAACTGCTGGAGTGGGTGCGGGACAATCAGCTGGACGTGGTCACGTTGTTTTACACCAGCTTTGCCAGCTTCAACTATGCCCAAAAAGCGTTGGAGCTGCACAGCTTTGCCTACTTCCTCAAGCCCATCGCCTATCCGGAGCTGCAGGGGCATTTGTTCCGGGCCAGAGACGAGGCCCTGCGGCTGCGCAGCCTGAAACGCCCCGAAAGCGACCCCAAGGCAGGATTGCGGGATCGCAAGGAGAGGTTTTGGAAGAAGCTCCTGCTGAACGAAATCCCCAAGTCCGTGGAACATGCGGGGGATTCCGTCAGCTATGAGCCCCAAGCGCGGTTCATGCTCTGCGTCTGCATCCTGGGCGATTCCTCCGAGCAGATCAGCAGCTGGAAAAAGTATGCGGCCTTGAACGTCCTGGAGGAGATGGCGGAGGACCTGAGCCTGGCCGTCGAGGCGCTTTTCACTTTGCCGGGCGGGGAAGTCTGCATCATAATCCGGGAAGGGGACGAAGGGAGCGAGACGCGTTTGCTCAAGCTTCATCAGGAGCTGAGTTCCTTTGTGAAGAAGTATCTGTCGGGCTGGGTCAACCTGTACTACGCCCTGGGGACAGGCGTCCAGGACGCGCCCCAAGCATACGCCCAGGTCCGGGTCTGTGCGGACGACGATGTGTCCAGAAAAGGGGGCGCCTGTGCGGCCAGGGACTATCAGCAGAATTCTTTTCCTTATGATGGGGAAAAGGTGCGGGAATGGGGCAGCGCCCTCTCTTCCGGTCAGACGGCCCAGGTGCAAAAGGATATCTGTGCCTATCTGGATCAGCTTTCCGCTCAGGGGAAACTGAACATGCCCTTTATCAAATATATGCGCATTGACCTGATGCAGACCATTCACACCCTGCTCAAGCAAAAACAGATTTCCGCCCATGACCTGTTTTCCGATGAGCGCTTCGATTCCCTGCGGGCAAGCTCCCTGCAATCGGTGGAGCATATGAAACGCTACCTATGCTACGTGGTAGAGACCGCCGGGGAATATATGGAGTACATCCGGGAATCCGGCTCGGTGGTGAGCAAGATGAAGGACTATATCGGCGAGCATTATAGCGAGGATGTAACCCGGGCCGTCCTGTCCAAAGTGTTCTACCTGAACCCCGACTATCTCTCCCGGGTTTTCAAGAAAAAGACGGGCGTTTCCATCGGCGGCTACCTCCAGGAGGTTCGTATGTGCCAGGCAAAAGAACTCCTCGCCCATACCGACACCCCCGTCAACGAGGTGGCCATGCAGGTGGGCTACGACAATATCTCCTACTTCTCCCATGTGTTCAAGGAGAAAACCGGCCTCACCCCCATCGAGTACCGGCGCAAGAACCGCTGA
- a CDS encoding MBL fold metallo-hydrolase codes for MELKNENMNERGMIYGKWMTSPNTWTISFGGGVYCYLIIGEEKALLFDTAYGIGNLRAFVEGITDKPVMVVNSHGHFDHTGGNPWWPEVWAGPGAEESMKVAFSPEMQEDFNKKPYPDYTVHTVREGHIFDLGGRQLEVIEIPAHHESSIALLDRSNRALYSGDELEAGQVLLFVRNHLLPLREVVTNHLNNMKKLKAHWDEFDTIYPAHNGPQLYKSYIDDYIALSEHILSGDAQIMPNLAGFGWAPSVEGSPFAEKGELERAQYGGASFIYVKE; via the coding sequence ATGGAACTGAAAAACGAAAACATGAACGAACGGGGCATGATCTACGGCAAGTGGATGACCTCGCCCAACACCTGGACTATCAGCTTTGGCGGCGGGGTGTACTGCTACCTGATCATCGGAGAGGAGAAAGCGCTGCTGTTCGACACAGCCTATGGCATCGGCAACCTGCGCGCGTTTGTGGAGGGCATCACCGACAAGCCGGTCATGGTGGTCAACTCCCACGGCCATTTCGACCACACCGGCGGCAACCCCTGGTGGCCGGAGGTCTGGGCGGGCCCCGGCGCTGAAGAGAGCATGAAGGTAGCTTTCAGCCCGGAAATGCAGGAGGATTTCAACAAGAAGCCTTACCCGGATTATACCGTCCATACCGTGCGGGAGGGCCATATCTTCGACCTGGGCGGCAGGCAGCTTGAGGTCATTGAAATCCCCGCCCACCACGAGAGCAGCATCGCCTTGCTGGACCGCTCCAACCGGGCGCTGTATTCCGGCGACGAGCTGGAGGCCGGACAGGTGCTGCTGTTTGTGCGGAATCATCTTCTGCCGCTGCGGGAAGTGGTAACCAACCATCTGAACAACATGAAGAAGCTCAAGGCCCATTGGGACGAGTTCGACACCATCTATCCCGCCCACAACGGCCCCCAGCTGTACAAAAGCTACATAGACGATTACATCGCTTTGTCTGAGCACATCCTGTCGGGGGACGCTCAGATCATGCCCAACCTGGCGGGCTTCGGCTGGGCCCCCAGCGTGGAGGGCTCCCCCTTCGCCGAAAAGGGTGAGTTGGAGCGCGCGCAATACGGCGGGGCGTCCTTTATCTACGTAAAAGAATGA
- a CDS encoding alpha/beta hydrolase, which yields MAKFTCNFISYTLKRTVDITVVIPSPTIPDSMGMNGGGKPSHTPKEKYPVLYLLHGMGNNHATWTGYTNVELFAEERQIAIVNLSAENKSYVKLGGDDFFTFVSEELPDFVGGMFPIAREPEHTYIAGLSMGGYGTLVHALTHPERFKALGAFSAAVQLNPALLVADAMAAASGQAEVDPSIDPASLAEKLAADGKTFPKAYVACGAKDFLYKANQDFRDKLVGLGADVTWDEHPDYGHEWRFWNLEIEKFLDWLPRTDCYAQAGKRQI from the coding sequence ATGGCCAAGTTTACCTGCAATTTCATCTCCTACACCTTAAAGCGTACCGTGGACATCACCGTGGTCATCCCCAGCCCCACCATCCCCGATTCCATGGGCATGAACGGCGGCGGCAAGCCCAGCCACACCCCCAAGGAGAAGTACCCCGTGCTCTACCTGCTCCACGGTATGGGCAACAACCACGCCACCTGGACCGGCTACACCAATGTGGAGCTGTTCGCCGAGGAGCGGCAGATTGCCATCGTGAATCTGTCCGCTGAGAATAAGAGCTACGTGAAGCTGGGCGGCGATGATTTCTTCACTTTCGTCTCCGAGGAGCTCCCCGACTTTGTGGGCGGTATGTTCCCCATCGCCCGGGAGCCGGAGCACACCTACATCGCCGGGCTTTCCATGGGCGGCTACGGCACCCTGGTCCACGCGCTGACCCATCCGGAGCGCTTCAAGGCCCTCGGCGCATTCTCCGCGGCTGTGCAGTTGAACCCGGCCCTGCTGGTTGCTGACGCTATGGCCGCCGCAAGCGGCCAGGCGGAGGTAGACCCCTCTATCGATCCCGCCTCCCTGGCCGAGAAGCTGGCCGCAGATGGGAAAACCTTCCCCAAGGCGTACGTTGCCTGCGGGGCCAAGGACTTCCTCTATAAGGCCAACCAGGACTTCCGGGATAAACTGGTCGGCCTGGGCGCGGACGTGACCTGGGACGAGCATCCAGATTACGGCCACGAGTGGCGGTTCTGGAACCTGGAGATCGAGAAGTTCCTGGATTGGCTGCCCCGTACCGACTGCTATGCCCAGGCCGGCAAGCGGCAAATCTAA
- a CDS encoding ABC transporter permease codes for MDKKKLTLARFKQYIPLYLMLLPGAVYLFINNYIPMTGIVVAFKTYNVNDGIYGSPWAGLKNFEFLFGTNEAAIIVRNTLLYNVAFIIVNMVVGIILAIFISDVVNNRMKKLYQSSILLPFLISIVVVSYIVFALLSHENGMFNKTLLPLLGLDPVQWYNDTTWWPLILIITNCWKGVGYGTLIYIAAIAGIDQSFYEAAELDGASKWQQITQITLPCLVPSIITLLIMNIGRIFYSDFGLFYQVPQNSGSLYSVTNTIDTYVYRALMSTGGIGRSSAAGLLQSVVGFTLVMVSNLVVRKASAENAIF; via the coding sequence ATGGACAAAAAGAAACTAACCTTGGCCCGGTTTAAGCAGTATATCCCCCTGTACCTGATGTTGTTGCCCGGTGCGGTCTACCTGTTTATCAACAATTATATTCCTATGACCGGCATTGTGGTGGCTTTTAAGACCTACAATGTGAACGACGGTATTTATGGCAGCCCTTGGGCAGGTCTGAAGAACTTCGAGTTTCTGTTCGGCACCAACGAGGCGGCCATTATCGTCCGCAACACCCTGCTGTACAATGTGGCCTTTATCATTGTGAACATGGTTGTGGGTATCATTCTGGCCATCTTTATTTCAGATGTGGTCAACAACCGCATGAAGAAGCTGTACCAAAGTTCAATTTTACTGCCGTTTTTAATCTCCATCGTGGTGGTCAGCTACATTGTGTTCGCCCTTTTGAGCCATGAGAACGGTATGTTCAATAAAACCCTTCTGCCCCTGCTGGGTTTAGATCCCGTGCAGTGGTACAATGACACCACCTGGTGGCCGCTGATCCTCATTATCACCAACTGCTGGAAGGGCGTGGGCTACGGCACACTGATTTACATTGCGGCCATTGCCGGTATCGACCAGAGCTTCTATGAGGCGGCGGAGTTGGACGGAGCCAGCAAGTGGCAGCAGATCACCCAAATTACCCTGCCCTGCCTGGTGCCGTCCATCATTACCCTTCTTATCATGAATATCGGGCGCATCTTCTACTCGGACTTCGGCCTGTTCTACCAGGTGCCGCAAAACTCCGGCTCGCTCTACTCTGTGACCAACACCATCGACACCTACGTCTACCGGGCGCTGATGAGCACCGGCGGCATCGGGCGGTCCTCTGCGGCGGGCCTCCTGCAGTCTGTGGTAGGGTTCACGCTGGTAATGGTATCGAACCTTGTGGTGCGTAAGGCCAGCGCCGAAAACGCGATTTTCTAA
- a CDS encoding carbohydrate ABC transporter permease: protein MIMSKGRKAYQIVINIILLLVSLCMILPLVLLFMSSITDENTLVANGYSFFPAKLSTGAYQYILQNSATVFRAYGITVLATIIGTSLSIILSSLMAFPLSLKDLPGRRIITFYVFFTMLFSGGLVPSYIMWTTTFGIRNTIWAYIFPNFLLGAFNIILVRTFFATSIPADIYEAAKIDGAGYMTIYWKIVLPLGKPILVTIGLFTGLSYWNDWTNGLYYINKSNMFSIQTLLNRMIQDIQALAAQSTANSGSLMQIPQVSIRMAIAFVAILPILVVYPFLQKYFASGIMLGAVKG, encoded by the coding sequence ATGATCATGTCAAAGGGCCGTAAGGCCTATCAGATAGTGATAAACATTATCCTGCTGCTGGTCTCGCTGTGCATGATACTGCCTCTTGTGCTGCTGTTCATGTCATCCATCACAGACGAGAACACCCTGGTGGCAAACGGCTACTCTTTCTTCCCAGCCAAACTCAGCACAGGGGCTTACCAGTACATTCTGCAAAACTCCGCCACCGTATTCCGGGCTTATGGAATCACGGTGCTGGCCACCATAATCGGCACGTCCCTAAGCATTATCCTCTCTTCCTTGATGGCCTTTCCTCTGTCCCTAAAGGACCTGCCCGGGCGGCGGATCATTACCTTCTATGTGTTTTTTACCATGCTGTTCTCTGGGGGCCTGGTGCCGTCCTATATCATGTGGACCACCACCTTCGGTATCCGTAATACCATCTGGGCCTACATCTTCCCCAACTTCCTGCTGGGCGCGTTCAACATCATCCTGGTGCGCACCTTTTTTGCTACCAGCATACCGGCGGATATTTACGAAGCGGCAAAGATAGACGGTGCGGGCTATATGACAATTTACTGGAAAATTGTCCTTCCCTTGGGCAAACCCATCTTGGTGACCATTGGCCTGTTTACCGGCCTGTCATACTGGAACGACTGGACCAACGGCCTGTACTACATCAACAAGTCCAACATGTTCAGCATCCAGACCCTGTTGAACCGCATGATTCAGGATATCCAGGCTCTGGCGGCGCAGTCTACGGCCAATTCCGGTTCACTGATGCAGATCCCTCAGGTGTCCATCCGCATGGCCATCGCATTTGTGGCTATTTTGCCCATTTTGGTGGTGTACCCTTTCCTGCAAAAATACTTTGCCAGCGGCATTATGCTGGGGGCTGTGAAGGGCTAA
- a CDS encoding carboxylesterase/lipase family protein, which produces MAKEFYVTKTAPIVETPKGKLRGFHYDGVDHFYGIRYAKAKRFQMPEPVAPWEGVKDAGSYGMICPVLNEPMPTGEVQTPHRFWPSSEHCQYLNVWTSSCDPAAKKPVMFWIHGGGYAAGSSIEQVCYDGFNLAKLDDVVVVSVNHRLNAFGYMDMSAFGEKYKNSVNVGMADLVEALRWVRDNIACFGGDPDNVTIFGQSGGGGKVTVLGQIPEAEGLFHKMIVMSGVIPGGLLDGTCDPKEFALAVLGKLNIPEQDAEKLEKVPVPQFIWAVNQASADLQKQGKRVGWTPMPNDYYVCDPLEGDFTKHSLNIPTLVGTVFAEFGMPQDYGDRAQLTTEQREKYVKEYYGEEGGQKILDAFRKAYPNTNEVYAVDLDGMFLPLTVEYVKKKGKEASAPVYNYIFAKIYDYDGGAAAWHCADIPYFFHNGAFIPICHQKGWEKLDSLMSSCFVNFARTGDPNVPGLPQWDACEGGDMVTMVLDDQCYTQKNMQDELLPLIKEYKPPFRFEFKAKDDDDEESGSAWVF; this is translated from the coding sequence ATGGCAAAAGAGTTTTACGTTACAAAAACCGCCCCCATCGTGGAAACGCCCAAAGGCAAGCTAAGAGGCTTCCACTACGATGGCGTGGACCACTTCTACGGCATCCGCTACGCGAAAGCAAAGCGCTTCCAGATGCCGGAGCCGGTTGCCCCCTGGGAAGGCGTAAAGGACGCGGGCAGCTACGGCATGATCTGCCCGGTGCTCAACGAGCCCATGCCCACCGGCGAGGTGCAGACTCCCCACCGTTTCTGGCCCTCCTCCGAGCACTGCCAGTACCTGAACGTCTGGACTTCCAGCTGCGACCCCGCGGCGAAAAAGCCCGTCATGTTCTGGATTCATGGCGGCGGGTACGCTGCTGGGTCCTCCATTGAGCAGGTTTGCTATGACGGCTTCAACCTGGCCAAGCTGGACGACGTGGTGGTGGTGTCCGTCAACCACCGGCTGAACGCTTTTGGCTACATGGATATGTCCGCGTTTGGTGAGAAGTACAAGAATTCCGTCAATGTGGGCATGGCCGACCTTGTAGAGGCCCTGCGCTGGGTGCGGGACAACATCGCCTGTTTCGGCGGCGACCCGGATAACGTCACCATTTTCGGGCAGTCCGGTGGTGGCGGAAAGGTCACGGTCCTGGGGCAGATCCCCGAGGCCGAGGGCCTGTTCCACAAGATGATTGTCATGTCCGGCGTAATCCCCGGCGGGCTTTTAGATGGAACCTGCGACCCCAAGGAGTTTGCGCTGGCCGTCCTGGGCAAGCTGAACATCCCGGAGCAGGACGCGGAGAAGCTGGAAAAGGTGCCGGTGCCCCAGTTTATCTGGGCGGTCAACCAGGCCTCCGCCGACCTGCAGAAGCAGGGCAAGCGCGTGGGCTGGACCCCCATGCCCAACGATTACTATGTGTGCGACCCCTTGGAGGGGGACTTCACCAAGCATTCCCTGAACATCCCCACCCTGGTGGGTACTGTGTTCGCCGAGTTCGGGATGCCCCAGGACTACGGCGACCGGGCTCAGCTCACCACGGAGCAGAGGGAGAAGTATGTAAAAGAGTATTACGGCGAGGAGGGCGGCCAAAAAATCCTGGACGCTTTCCGCAAGGCTTACCCCAACACCAACGAGGTCTACGCCGTGGACCTGGACGGTATGTTCCTGCCGCTCACCGTGGAATATGTGAAAAAGAAGGGGAAGGAGGCTTCCGCCCCCGTCTATAACTACATCTTCGCCAAAATTTACGACTACGACGGTGGAGCGGCCGCCTGGCACTGTGCTGACATCCCCTATTTCTTCCACAACGGTGCCTTCATCCCCATCTGCCACCAGAAGGGCTGGGAAAAGTTGGACAGCCTGATGTCCTCATGCTTTGTCAACTTCGCCCGCACCGGTGACCCCAACGTCCCCGGCCTGCCCCAGTGGGATGCCTGCGAGGGCGGCGACATGGTGACCATGGTTCTGGACGACCAGTGCTACACCCAGAAAAATATGCAGGATGAGCTGCTGCCCCTGATCAAGGAGTATAAACCGCCTTTCCGCTTCGAGTTCAAGGCCAAGGATGACGACGATGAGGAGAGCGGCAGCGCCTGGGTGTTCTGA
- a CDS encoding CocE/NonD family hydrolase, whose protein sequence is MDDRLRAVINSYKSSGVPVRYTDIEEGEEWVPCKDGVRLRVFWFRPVGGRSWPTIVQRSCYPMAHEMYRVHGQELARRGYAYICQYCRGTGGSEGQWEPNINEPSDGADFIRWADGLNWVESIGYWGCSYLASTGWAITGALPAKVKSMLLSHYGTERFTSAYQSGLFRHDILTAWAMGNAGREIKADYLKSCRYRPHVEVDKALWGGELPWYREWVTNTHGSDPYWKEGFWKFMSDAPRKLKVPVCIVEGWYDHHLGSALESFKNLSLEAAAHSRLVIGCWNHGFQPCAQGKVQEHLENDEVHQVLDWFGETLLEKKSPARRVDWYVIGEDAWRSWSDIPAGQTELVFYLDAGRKRLEGKAEADREISYQYDPENPVMSRGAESLFASFQEVGSLEQPEPDYRPDVVSFLSEPLEQSVTLLGEAKVELFVKSTAEDTAFTAKLMEVTSEGKAYNIRGSIATLAYETPYVPGEVRKITVSMWAAAYQIQSGSRLRLDISSSDFPQYAIHPNLPGIWAKQESTQTACQTILTGESYPSRAVLPVGE, encoded by the coding sequence TTGGATGACAGACTGCGAGCGGTCATAAATAGCTATAAATCTTCCGGCGTGCCGGTACGTTACACTGATATAGAGGAAGGCGAGGAGTGGGTGCCATGTAAGGACGGCGTCAGGCTGAGGGTATTCTGGTTCCGGCCTGTGGGCGGCAGGTCTTGGCCCACCATTGTGCAGCGCAGCTGCTACCCCATGGCCCACGAAATGTACCGTGTCCACGGGCAGGAGCTTGCCAGGCGGGGCTATGCCTATATCTGCCAGTATTGCCGGGGCACCGGCGGTTCGGAAGGCCAGTGGGAGCCAAACATCAACGAGCCCTCCGATGGCGCGGATTTCATCCGCTGGGCGGACGGCCTGAACTGGGTAGAGAGCATCGGCTACTGGGGCTGCTCCTACCTGGCGTCAACGGGCTGGGCCATCACCGGGGCGCTGCCTGCCAAGGTGAAGTCCATGCTCCTGTCACACTATGGCACCGAGCGCTTCACCTCCGCATATCAAAGCGGGCTGTTCCGGCATGACATCCTCACCGCCTGGGCCATGGGGAACGCCGGGCGGGAGATAAAGGCGGACTATCTGAAGTCCTGCCGCTACCGTCCCCATGTCGAGGTGGACAAGGCTCTGTGGGGCGGCGAACTGCCATGGTACCGGGAGTGGGTGACCAACACCCATGGCAGCGACCCTTACTGGAAAGAAGGCTTTTGGAAGTTTATGTCCGACGCGCCCCGCAAACTGAAGGTGCCCGTCTGCATTGTGGAGGGATGGTACGACCACCATCTCGGCAGCGCTTTGGAATCCTTCAAAAATCTCTCCCTGGAAGCCGCCGCGCACAGCCGCCTGGTCATCGGGTGTTGGAACCATGGTTTCCAGCCCTGCGCCCAGGGGAAGGTTCAGGAGCATTTAGAGAACGACGAGGTACATCAGGTGCTGGACTGGTTTGGGGAAACCTTGCTGGAAAAGAAATCTCCGGCCCGGCGGGTTGACTGGTATGTGATCGGGGAAGACGCCTGGCGCAGTTGGAGCGATATCCCGGCAGGCCAGACAGAGCTGGTCTTTTATCTGGACGCTGGGCGCAAGCGGCTGGAAGGAAAGGCCGAGGCAGACAGGGAGATTTCATACCAATACGACCCGGAAAACCCGGTGATGTCCCGTGGCGCGGAGTCCCTCTTTGCCAGCTTTCAGGAGGTGGGCAGCCTGGAACAGCCGGAACCGGACTACCGGCCGGATGTGGTCAGTTTCTTGTCAGAGCCCCTGGAACAGAGCGTCACTTTACTGGGAGAGGCAAAGGTAGAGCTATTTGTAAAGAGCACGGCGGAGGACACCGCTTTCACCGCCAAGCTGATGGAGGTCACTTCCGAAGGGAAAGCATATAACATCCGGGGCTCCATTGCTACCCTGGCCTATGAAACGCCCTATGTTCCCGGCGAGGTCCGGAAAATCACTGTCTCCATGTGGGCGGCGGCTTATCAGATTCAGTCAGGCTCCCGGCTGCGGCTGGACATATCATCATCGGATTTCCCTCAGTACGCGATACATCCAAATCTTCCGGGTATCTGGGCGAAGCAGGAATCCACTCAGACAGCTTGTCAGACCATATTGACCGGGGAGAGCTACCCGTCCCGGGCGGTGCTGCCGGTTGGAGAATAA
- a CDS encoding DUF6809 family protein encodes MDRESHPAPSAQQSEKVWYGNMRSTDRNFVPNSKVNKLLNSVGKNEQQLIGLLSKEEQTAFQEFKNVQDELSGVNEYELFTLGFRLGAWFMLEVMEGLDIPFIDE; translated from the coding sequence TTGGACAGAGAGAGTCACCCTGCACCATCGGCTCAACAGTCGGAAAAAGTCTGGTACGGTAACATGCGCTCTACAGACCGAAACTTCGTTCCCAACAGCAAGGTAAACAAGTTGCTCAACTCGGTGGGAAAGAACGAGCAGCAACTCATCGGCTTACTCTCTAAGGAAGAACAGACAGCGTTTCAGGAATTCAAGAACGTCCAAGACGAATTGTCCGGCGTGAACGAATACGAATTGTTTACGCTGGGCTTTCGTTTAGGCGCATGGTTTATGCTGGAAGTCATGGAGGGACTGGATATTCCTTTCATCGATGAGTAA